A genomic region of Tamandua tetradactyla isolate mTamTet1 chromosome 2, mTamTet1.pri, whole genome shotgun sequence contains the following coding sequences:
- the FAM43B gene encoding protein FAM43B, which produces MLPWRRNKFVLVEDEAKCKGKSLSPGLAYTSLLSSFLRSCPDLLPDWPLERLGRVFRSRRQKVELNKEDPTYTVWYLGNAVTLHAKGDGCTDDAVGKIWARCGPGGGTKMKLTLGLHGIRMQPCERGAAGGLGARRPAHAYLLPRITYCAADGRHPRVFAWVYRHQARHKAVVLRCHAVLLARAHKARALARLLRQTALAAFADFKRLQRQSDARHVRQQHLRAGGAAASVPRAPLRRLLNAKCAYRPPPAERGRGAPRLSSIQEEDEEEEEEAEEREAGAPQHERPEVLSLARELRTCSLRGSPAPPPPAQPRRWKAGPRERAGQAR; this is translated from the coding sequence ATGCTGCCCTGGAGGCGTAACAAATTCGTGCTGGTCGAGGATGAGGCCAAGTGCAAGGGGAAGAGCCTGAGCCCCGGGCTCGCCTACACGTCGCTGCTCTCCAGCTTCCTGCGGTCTTGCCCGGACCTGCTGCCGGACTGGCCGCTGGAGCGCCTGGGCCGAGTGTTCCGTAGCCGGCGCCAGAAAGTGGAGCTCAACAAGGAGGACCCGACCTACACCGTGTGGTACCTGGGCAACGCTGTCACCCTGCACGCCAAGGGCGACGGCTGCACCGACGACGCCGTGGGCAAGATCTGGGCGCGCTGCGGGCCGGGAGGGGGCACCAAGATGAAGCTGACGCTGGGGCTACACGGCATCCGCATGCAGCCGTGCGAGCGCGGAGCCGCTGGAGGCTTGGGGGCCCGGAGGCCGGCGCACGCCTACCTGCTGCCGCGCATCACCTACTGCGCGGCGGACGGGCGCCACCCGCGCGTCTTCGCCTGGGTCTACCGCCACCAGGCGCGCCACAAGGCCGTGGTGCTGCGCTGCCATGCCGTGCTGCTGGCGCGGGCGCACAAGGCGCGCGCCCTGGCCCGCCTGCTCCGCCAGACCGCGCTGGCGGCCTTCGCTGACTTCAAGCGCCTACAGCGCCAGAGCGACGCGCGCCACGTGCGCCAGCAGCACCTCCGCGCCGGGGGTGCCGCCGCGTCGGTGCCCCGCGCCCCGCTGCGCCGCCTGCTCAACGCCAAGTGCGCCTACCGGCCGCCGCCGGCTGAACGAGGCCGCGGGGCGCCGCGCCTCAGCAGCATCCAGGAGGAGGacgaggaggaggaagaggaggcggAGGAAAGGGAGGCGGGAGCCCCCCAGCACGAGCGGCCCGAGGTGCTCAGCCTGGCCCGGGAGCTGAGGACGTGCAGCCTGCGAGGCTCCCCGGCGCCTCCGCCACCCGCGCAGCCGCGCCGCTGGAAGGCCGGCCCCAGGGAGCGCGCGGGCCAGGCGCGCTGA